Proteins encoded within one genomic window of Choristoneura fumiferana chromosome 28, NRCan_CFum_1, whole genome shotgun sequence:
- the LOC141443664 gene encoding coatomer subunit gamma-2-like, with protein MSFKGDKKEEEDGSSNPYANLDKTIVLQESRYFNESSVHPRKCTHILTKILYLLNQGEKFTTQEATDAFFATTKLFQSKDVMLRRMVYLCIKELSCMAQDVIIVTSSLTKDMTGKEDLYRAAAIRALCSITDSTMLQAIERYMKQAIVDKNPAVSSAALVSALHLSSSAPDLVRRWANEAQEAISSDSAMVSYHALGVVAGSRRNDKLSTVKLVTRLARAPLKSPHALCLLIRLAAQLVEDDESDASQPYIEFIECCLRHKSEMVIYEAAHAIVNLRKTARDLAPAVSVLQLFCGSSKASLRLAGARTLARLTAKHPTAVAACAVDLENLISDSNRSVATLAVTTLLATGAESSVDRLMKQISGFVSEISDEFKIVVVRAIRRLCTKFPRKHQALAAFLAAMLRDEGGLEYKAAIADAIIALVEENPDAKEMGLAHLCEFIEDCEHTALAVRILHLLGREGPKSRHPSRYIRFIYNRVILESGPVRAAAVSAVAQFGAQRPELLPNIRVLLSRCQMDDDDEVRDRAIYFSAILDTGDEQLINDYIVNVPKPNPVLLEKALRDHLATRPEEPFDIMAVPSEEEPKEHKEAVVEIEVRKPVQVSIEELYSEQLSKLPGIERLGPIFKTTAPVDLTEAETEYRVRLLKHVFARHVILQFECVNTLNDQLLEHVHVRLETPPEYEIRAIIPAPKLEYDKPGSVFLILDYPSAFVDSLGVFGATLEFTVHDCDPNTGAPDSSEGYADSYPLEEFGMGCGDQIRARAVTEDWEPLWERAANAPEASDTFGLSQNNINDAAAAVCEHLGLPKSAISGDAVKEIRAQGIFRGGAPVLVRARLVAGGSGEAVTMKLAARSPREDVAQLLLAAI; from the exons ATGAGCTTCAAAGGcgataaaaaagaagaagaagacggGAGCAGTAACCCGTACGCGAACTTGGACAAGACCATTGTCTTACAAGAGTCCAGATACTTCAATGAAAGTTCGGTCCATCCGCGAAAATGTACGCATATTTTGACGAAAATCCTCTATCTGCTCAATCAGGGCGAGAAATTTACCACCCAAGAGGCTACCGACGCGTTTTTCGCTACCACCAAGCTGTTCCAATCGAAAGATGTGATGCTACGTAGGATGGTATACTTGTGTATAAAGGAACTTAGTTGTATGGCACAAGATGTGATTATCGTAACTTCATCTTTGACTAAAGACATGACCGGCAAGGAGGATCTGTACCGAGCGGCGGCTATAAGGGCCCTGTGCAGTATTACCGACAGTACAATGCTTCAAGCGATCGAGAGGTACATGAAGCAGGCCATCGTCGACAAGAACCCGGCTGTCAGTTCCGCGGCGCTGGTTTCTGCTCTTCATTTGTCTTCTAGCGCGCCGGATTTGGTCCGACGTTGGGCTAATGAAGCTCAG GAGGCTATAAGTTCTGACAGCGCCATGGTGTCCTACCACGCTTTAGGAGTGGTTGCAGGCTCCCGTAGAAATGACAAGCTATCCACTGTCAAGCTTGTTACCCGTCTAGCCAGGGCTCCACTGAAGTCCCCACATGCCCTATGTCTCCTCATACGCTTAGCCGCTCAATTGGTAGAAGACGACGAGTCGGATGCCTCTCAACCGTACATAGAGTTCATTGAATGCTGTCTACGACACAAGTCGGAGATGGTTATATATGAAGCAGCACATGCTATAGTAAATCTAAGAAAGACAGCGAGAGATTTAGCACCAGCTGTGTCAGTGTTACAACTGTTCTGCGGGTCTTCAAAAGCATCTTTAAGACTCGCAGGCGCTAGAACGCTAGCTAGATTAACTGCTAAACATCCTACAGCAGTTGCTGCGTGTGCTGTTGATTTGGAAAATCTAATTTCTGATTCGAACCGTTCTGTAGCAACTTTAGCTGTGACGACTTTACTTGCCACTGGGGCTGAGAGTTCTGTTGACAGGCTCATGAAGCAAATATCGGGCTTTGTCTCCGAAATTTCGGATGAATTTAAGATAGTCGTTGTTAGAGCGATCAGGCGTCTTTGCACTAAATTTCCCAGGAAACATCAGGCGTTGGCCGCGTTTTTGGCTGCTATGTTAAGAGACGAAGGTGGTTTGGAATATAAGGCGGCCATCGCAGATGCTATTATCGCTTTGGTTGAAGAAAACCCTGATGCGAAAGAGATGGGGCTAGCTCATTTGTGCGAGTTTATTGAGGATTGTGAGCACACGGCATTGGCTGTTCGTATTTTGCATCTGCTCGGCCGTGAAGGGCCTAAATCGCGTCACCCTTCACGATACATCCGGTTTATATACAACAGAGTTATATTAGAGTCTGGGCCGGTCCGGGCGGCGGCGGTCTCCGCTGTAGCACAGTTTGGGGCGCAGAGGCCAGAGCTCTTGCCAAATATAAGGGTTCTACTGTCCCGATGCCAAATGGATGACGACGACGAAGTCAGAGACCGGGCTATATACTTCTCGGCTATTTTAGATACAGGAGACGAGCAGTTGATCAATGATTACATAGTGAACGTTCCGAAACCAAACCCTGTCTTGCTTGAAAAGGCTCTGCGTGACCATTTGGCTACCAGACCTGAAGAGCCATTTGACATCATGGCGGTACCTTCGGAAGAAGAGCCAAAGGAACATAAAGAAGCTGTGGTCGAAATAGAAGTCCGGAAACCAGTGCAGGTTTCCATTGAGGAGCTTTACTCTGAACAACTCTCAAAGCTTCCTGGTATAGAACGTCTTGGGCCTATATTTAAAACGACCGCTCCAGTCGACCTAACTGAAGCCGAAACAGAATACAGAGTGCGTCTTCTAAAGCACGTATTTGCGCGACATGTCATCCTACAATTCGAATGTGTGAACACACTGAACGATCAGCTTCTCGAACACGTCCATGTACGGCTGGAAACGCCGCCTGAATACGAAATCCGTGCTATAATACCAGCACCGAAGCTCGAATACGACAAGCCAGGCAGTGTCTTCTTAATCCTGGACTATCCTAGTGCCTTTGTCGACAGTTtaggcgtttttggcgctaccCTCGAGTTCACCGTGCATGATTGTGACCCAAACACTGGAGCTCCTGATTCCAGCGAGGGTTACGCCGATTCTTATCCATTAGAAGAATTCGGAATGGGTTGCGGGGATCAGATCAGAGCTAGAGCAGTTACGGAGGATTGGGAGCCGCTTTGGGAAAGGGCAGCCAATGCGCCAGAAGCGAGTGACACTTTTGGGTTGTCGCAGAATAATATCAATGACGCAGCGGCGGCGGTTTGTGAGCATTTAGGTCTCCCCAAGTCGGCTATATCGGGGGATGCTGTGAAAGAGATTAGAGCGCAGGGGATATTTAGAGGTGGGGCGCCAGTGCTGGTTAGGGCGAGGTTGGTCGCCGGTGGCAGCGGGGAGGCGGTCACTATGAAGCTGGCTGCGAGGTCGCCGAGAGAGGATGTCGCTCAGCTACTCTTAGCTGCTATTTAA